The Alistipes megaguti sequence GATTTCCGCAGCCATTACGGGGCCGGGATCCGCTCCGTGCGACGGGGCGGTGAGGAGCTGCCGCCCGAATCGGTCATCTTCCGGGCGGGAGACACGCTGGTGCTCGAGACCGACGGAACGTTCATCGACCGCTGGGGCGATTCGCGGGTCTTCCTGATGCTGAACAACGGCTCGGAACACCGCCCGGTCTGTCCGCGGTGGAAGAAGTGGCTGGCGCTTGCGCTGCTCGTGGTGATGATCGCCGGGGCCACCTTCGGCAGCATGCCCTTCATGGCGGATCTCGTACCGGGCATGCGGCTTGACATGTTCTTCTGGGTCTGCGTGGTGGCGGTGCTGATGGCCTGCTTCGGGATCTTCCCGGCCAAGAAATACACGAAATTCATCTCGTGGGATATTCTGGTGACGATCGCCTCGGCGCTGGCTATCAGTCGGGCGATGGTCAACTCGGGGCTGGCCGACTGGATCGCCTCGGGGTTGTCGCAACTGTCGTCTGCGGCATCGCCGTGGGCCGTGCTGGCCGTGCTCTACATCACGACCAATCTCATCACCGAATTCATCACCAACAATGCGGCGGCAGCCTTTGCCTTTCCCGTGGCGCTGTCGGCGTCCGCCCACCTCGGGGTGGATCCGATGCCCTTTTTCGTGGCAATCTGCATTGCGGCCTCGTGCAGCTTCTCCTCGCCGATCGGCTACCAGACGAACATGATCGTGCAGGGAATCGGCAACTACCGCTTCCGCGATTTCGTGCGTATCGGTCTGCCGTTGAATCTCATAGCCTTTGTGGTTTCGATGGTCCTGATCCCGCTGTTCTGGCCCTTCGAACCGCTGATCTGAAACCGAAGAACATGGAAAACATTCATCCGATATTCGACCGTATGGAGTCCCGCGCGGAGAAGGAGCGACAGCTCGGCCACCGCGGTGCGGTCGTCTGGTTTACGGGGCTCTCGGGCTCGGGGAAGAGTACCCTGGCCATCGCCCTTGAACGGGCCCTCTCGGCCCGGGGCATCCTGTGCCGGATCCTCGACGGCGACAACGTCCGCTGCGGCATCAACGCCGGACTGGGTTTCTCGGAGGCCGACCGCCGCGAGAACATCCGCCGCGTGGCCGAAGTGTGCCGGCTCTTCGTCGATACGGGCGTTGTGGTGCTGGCCTGCTTCGTGAGCCCGACGCGGGAGCTGCGGCAGATGGCCGCCGGGATTGTCGGCGAGCGGGACTTTCTGGAGGTCTACGTCTCGACGCCTCTTGCCGAGTGCGAGCGGCGCGACGTGAAGGGGCTCTACGCCAAGGCCCGACGGGGTGAGATCCGCGACTTTACGGGCATCTCGGCGCCGTTCGAGGAGCCCGACGCTCCGGCGCTGCGGCTCGATACGTCGGGACGGTCGGTCGACGGGTGTGTCGACCGGCTTCTGGAGCGGCTGCTGCCGGCAATTGAACTGAAAAAGGACACAGAAACAGAACAACAATAAGATGAAAGAGTATCAGCTGAGCCATCTGAAGACGCTCGAAGCCGAAGCCATACACATCATCCGGGAGGTGGCGGCCGAATTCCGCAATCCGGTGATGCTCTACTCCATCGGCAAGGATTCGTCGGTGATGGTGCGTCTGGCCGAGAAGGCCTTCTATCCGGGCAAGGTTCCCTTCCCGTTGATGCACATTGATTCGAAATGGAAATTCCGCGAGATGATCGAGTTCCGCGACGCCTATGCGAAGAAATACAACTGGAATCTGATTGTCGAGTACAACAGAAAGGCTTACGAGGCGGGTGTAGGGCCCTTTACGCACGGCAGCCGCGTACATACCGATCTGATGAAGACGCAGGCGCTGCTCATGGCGCTGAAGAAGTACGGCTTTGATGCGGCGTTCGGCGGAGCGCGGCGCGACGAGGAGAAGAGCCGGGCCAAGGAGCGGATCTTCTCGTTCCGCAACGAGTTCCAGCAGTGGGATCCGAAGAACCAGCGTCCCGAGTTGTGGGACATCTACAACACGCGGGTCCACGAGGGGGAGAGCATCCGGGTCTTTCCGCTGTCGAACTGGACGGAACTCGACGTGTGGCAGTACATCCGCCAGGAGCGGATTCCGATCGTACCGCTCTACTTTGCCAAGGAGCGTCCGGTGGTCGAGGTGAACGGTAACCTGATCATGGTTGACGACGACCGCATGCCCGAGGAGTTGCGGCGCAGGGCCGAGATGCGCAAGGTTCGCTTCCGCACGCTGGGGTGCTACCCGCTGACGGGGGCCATCGAGAGCGAGGCCGACACGATCGAGAAGATCATCGAGGAGATGATGACCACGACCCGCTCCGAGCGCACGACGCGTGTGATCGACTTCGACCAGGAGGGGAGCATGGAGCAGAAAAAACGCGAAGGATACTTTTAAAGAGAGACGAACATGGCACTCAGCATAGAGGAATTTCTGGCACAGGACGAACGCAAGGACCTGTTGCGCTTTTTGACGGCCGGGTCGGTCGACGACGGCAAGTCGACGCTCATCGGGCGGCTGTTGTACGACAGCAAGCGGCTCTACGAGGACCAGCTCGACGCCCTTGAGCGGGACAGCAAGCGGTGCGGCAACGCCGGCGACCATATCGACTACGCCCTGCTGTGCGACGGACTGAAGGCCGAGCGCGAACAGGGCATCACCATCGACGTGGCCTACCGCTACTTCGCCACCAACCGCCGCAAGTTCATCATCGCCGACACGCCGGGTCACGAGCAGTATACGCGCAACATGATCACCGGCGGATCGACGGCCAATCTGGCCATCATTCTGGTCGATGCCCGCACGGGGGTCATCACCCAGACACGTCGCCACAGCTATCTGGTCTGGCTGCTCGGCATCCGGCATATTGTTTTGGCGGTCAACAAGATGGATCTGGTGGACTACTCTGAGGCGCGTTTCCGCGAGATTGTCGACGAATACAAGACGTGGCTTTCGTCGCAGGGACTCGACATTCCGGATCTGCAATGCATCCCGCTTTCGGCGCTCGAGGGCGACAACGTCGTCGACCCGAGTCCGCGCACGCCCTGGTACAAGGGTCCGTCGCTGCTGAACTTTCTGGAGACGGTCGAGATCGACCTGGACATCAACATGCACGATTTCCGTTTTCCGGTCCAGTATGTGCTGCGCCCCGACGCCGATTTCCGCGGCTACAGCGGTAAGATCGCCTCGGGCATCGTGCGGCGCGGCGACCGGGTCGTGGCGCTGCCGTCGGGCCATACGTCGCGTATTGCGCGCATCGTCACCTACGACGGTGATCTGGAGGAGGCCTTTGCCCCGCAGTCGGTGACGCTTACGCTGGAGGATGAGATCGACCTTTCGCGCGGCGAGATGCTCGTCCACCCGGATGATCTTCCCCACGTCGGCCACCGCTTCCGGGCCATGATGGTTTGGATGGACGAGGAGCCGCTGGACCGTTCGAAGGCCTTCTACCTGAAGCATACGACCCGCACGACGCGGGCTCATGTCGGGACGATCCACCACCGCGTGGAGATCAACGTCGGCGAGCAGGTCGAGGCCGACGGCATGAAACTCAACGAGATCGCGCTGGTGTCGCTCGTTACGGACTCGCCGCTGATCTACGACGGTTACCGCGAGAACCGCCAGACGGGGGCCTTCATCCTGATCGACCCGGTGACGAACTTCACCTCGGCCGTCGGCATGATCGTGGCGCCGGACGAGGAGACGTCGGCCGGGGATTCCGACCGCATCGTCATCGACCTTGCGGCGTGCGGCATTGCTCCGGAACACGACGAGGCGATTGCCGAATTCTGCCGGGCCTTGCGCCGCCAGACCGGCATCGAGGTGGAATGTACCCGAAAATAGTGTGACGATGAGCCTTTTCCGACTGAATTTCGATACGCTGCCGGTCAATACGCTGGTGGGCGCCGACCGGAGAACCTTCCGCGAGGTGACGCGCGGGGCGGAGATCGACCCGTCGTGCCGCGGCAAGTACCGGCTGACGCGTCTGGTGCGGGGCATGCTCGACCCCTTCTACCTGCTCAACGAGCGCCGCTACGATCGGCTGCCCGAGCGGACGGATCTCGAACCGCCGGTCTTTATCATCGGCCATTGGCGCAGCGGCACGACCTATGCGCACAACCTGCTTTCGTGCGACGACCATTTCGGCTGCTGCACGACCTACCAGACGGTCTTTCCGCATCTGATGCTGTGGGGGCGACCCTTCTTCGAGCGTTGCATGGCGGCGGTGATGCCCTCGTCGCGCCCGACCGATTCGATGCGTCTCGGGGTGGAGCTCCCGCAGGAGGAGGAGTTCGCGCTGAGCAACATGACCCCCTGCTCGCATTACCATTTCTGGATGTTCCCCCACCGCATGGCCGAATACCGCGAACGCTTTCTGACCTTCGAACGGGCGACCGACCGGGAGCGCGAGGAGTTCCTTGCGGCCGAGGACAAGGTGATGCGTATCGCACTGCAGGTCTCTGGCCGGCGGCAGTTCCTGAGCAAGAATCCGCCCCATACGGGTCGTGTGGCGATGCTGCTCGAACGCTATCCGCAGGCGCGGTTCATCTATCTGGTCCGCAACCCCTACGTGGTCTACGAATCGACGCACAACTTCTTCCGCCAGACGATCAATGCCGTGGGAATGCAGCGCATTACGGACGAGGCGCTCGACCGCGAAATCCTGCTCAACTACCGGGCGCTGTACGAGAGCTACGAGTCGGCGCGGGGGACGATCCCCGAAGGACAGCTCTTCGAGGTGCGCTTCGAGGATCTGCAGGAGTCGCCGCTTGAGATCGTCGAACTGATCTACGACCGGCTCTCGCTGGGCGATTTCCAACAGGTCCGGCCCGCCATGGAGCGTTATCTGGCCACCTTGCGCGGTTACCGCAAGAAGCGCTACGAATTCGACTCGCGGACGATCGAACGGGTCGAGAGTCACTGGGGCGATGCCCTTCGCGAGTGGGATTATCAGCTCTAACCTCTTCGGGTCGGCCCCATCCGCTGTTCCTGATTGGGACCTTTCCCTTGCTCTGATTGGGCCCCCGGCTTGATTCCACACAATCGGATCCGACCTTTGAGGACGGGTTCGATTTTTTATTCCTGCCGGAGCACCGCAGGGAACAATCTGTCGGGAAAATCGGTATCTTTGTGGCCGTAACAGAGCCAAAAAGAGCCAAAAAGATGGATATTTCGAAAATCAACAAGGTGGAGATCCGCAACCTTCAGCGGCAGGACTATGACCAGCTGGCCTCCTCTTTCACACGGGTCTATGCCGACGGGAGCGACGTATTCTGGACCCCGGCCCAGATCGACAAACTGATCCGCATCTTCCCCGAGGGGCAGATCGTGGTGGTGGTGGATGACAAGATCGTGGGTTGCGCCCTCTCGATCATCGTGAATTACGACCTGGTGAAGGGCGACCACACCTACGCCCAGGTGACCGGCAACGAGACCTTCGACACCCATACGCGCAAGGGCAACATCCTCTACGGCATCGAGGTCTTCATCCACCCCGACTACCGCGGACTGCGCCTCGGCCGCCGCATGTACGAATACCGTAAGGAGCTGTGCGAGAAGCTCAACCTGAAGGCGATCATGTTCGGCGGTCGCCTGCCCAACTACCACAAGTATGCCGACCGGATGCGTCCGAAGGAGTATATCGACAAGGTTCGCAAGCGTGAGATCTACGATCCGGTGCTGCTGTTCCAGTTGTCGAACGACTTCCACGTGCGCAAGGTGATGCGCAATTACCTGCCCAACGACGAGGAGTCGCGCCACTTCGCCTGCCTGCTGCAGTGGGACAACATCTACTACCAGGCCCCCACCGAAGAGTACGTGCAGCCGAAGACCACGGTGCGTGTGGGGCTGGTCCAGTGGCAGATGCGTACCTATACGACCCTGGACGACCTGTTCGAACAGGTGGAGTTCTTCGTCGATTCGGTGAGCCGCTACCAGAGCGACTTCGTCCTCTTCCCCGAGTATTTCAACGCCCCGCTCATGGCTCGCTTCAACAACGACGGCGAGTCGCAGGCCATCCGCGGACTGGCCGGCTATACGGACGATATCCGCGAGCGGTTCGTGGGGCTGGCCATCAAGTACAACATCAACATCATTACGGGCAGCATGCCCTATATCCGCGAGGACGGACTGCTCTACAACGTCGGATTTCTCTGCCGGCGCGACGGTTCGTACGAGATGTACGAGAAGCTGCACGTGACGCCCGACGAGATGAAGTGCTGGGGTCTGAGCGGCGGCAAGGCGATCCGGACCTTCGAGACCGACTGTGCGCGGATCGGCGTGCTGATCTGCTACGACGTGGAGTTCCCGGAGCTGTCGCGCATCATGGCCGACGAGGGAATGCAGATTCTCTTCGTGCCGTTCCTCACCGATACGCAGAATGCCTATTCGCGGGTTCGGGTCTGCGCCCAGGCGCGCGCCATCGAAAACGAGTGCTTTGTGGCCATTGCGGGCAGTGTGGGCAACCTGCCGCGGGTCCACAACATGGACATCCAGTATGCGCAGTCGGGGGTCTTCACGCCGTGTGACTTTGCCTTTCCGACGGACGGCCGCCGGGCCGAGGCGACACCCAATACGGAGATGATCCTTATTTCGGATGTGGACCTCGATCTGCTGAACGAGCTGCACACTTACGGCAGTGTCCGCAATCTGAAGGACCGCCGTCACGATCTGTACGAATTGCGCGTGCGGAATCGGTAGCCGGGAGCGTGCTGCATCGATGGTTGAGCGCTGGAGTTGCTGTTCTACCCTACGACTGATGTAAGCCTCCGCGACGAAGAGCCGCGGGGGCTTGTTTTTTTGCGGAAGCCGCTCTGGAGATGTGAAAGCACTGGTTGGTAGAATGTTATCCACCATGTAGCTTTCGGGGGCAGGATCTCCTCGTCGGACGAATCTGAAAAAAGGCGGAAAAATATGGGGAAAAAGTTTGTGGAATCGGAAAATAGCGTTATCTTTGCACTCGCAATACCGAAAGGGGTGCGTTAGTTCAGCTGGTTAGAATACGTGCCTGTCACGCACGGGGTCAGGGGTTCGAGTCCCCTACGCACCGCCAGAAAGGGTGTAAATCAAGTAGTTACAAGATTTACACCCTTTTTTACACCCCAAAATCAAGCAACTATATTATTTTTCTTGAGTGTAATCTCGAGTCCGGCTATGTAGATCTCTACAATCTGGAGATGATTGCCGCCTCGTCATTCCGTGTGGGCAGTATGGAATCCGAAGCCTTCCGAAAATGGCTGCTTTACCGACCACAGCAGAAAATGATCGTCATGCAGATCGAATCGGATGAACTTTGTCCGGTAAGTTAATCCCTCATACTACCCGATAGAAAAGAGCAATTCCATCATGGAATTGCTCTTTTTGTTTGAGGCCGGGAAACAGGAATCTATCGGCTCTCTCCTATCCGATCTGCAGGGTGAAGGTCACCCTGTGATCGGTATTGCTTGTCAGGCGCAGCGAACCGTCGTGGAGCAGCATGATCCGCCGCGAGAGGTTCAGCCCGATACCCGAACCGTCGGGTTTGGTCGTGTAGAAGGGGGTGAAGATATTCTCGGCAACCTCCGCCGGGATGGCTCCGCCGTTGTTGCTGAACTCGATGATGACGTGTTCGGCCGCGTCGATGCGCGAGCGGATCCGGATCTCACCGTCCGGCCGTCCGGCCGTCGCCTCGCGGGCGTTCTTGAGCAGATTGACGGCCACCTGTCCCAGCTGGGCCTTGTCGGCGTAGATCATCGTGTCGGCCGGCTCGATGTCGACATGGATCTGCAGGGCATCGCCTGCGGCCGCCGTCAGCGCCACGGCCTGCCGGATGAGTTCGCGCACCTCGAAGGGCTCGCGCTGCGGTGCCGGGATCCGCGTAAAGCGCCGGTAGCTGTCGACAAAGGAGACCAGGCGGCGGCTCGTTGCCGAGATGGTCTCCAGACCGCGTCGAACATCGGGATCCAGCGGGCGGTCGATATGAAGCAGCGTGTCGCTGAGCGAGGTGACAGGCGCCAGCGAATTCATGATCTCGTGGGTCAGGATGCGTGAGAGTTTGCTCCACGACTCGATCTGGATCTCGCTCACCTCGCTGTTGATATCGCTCACGGAGATCACCCGCCGGTGACGGTCTTCGAGCGTAATCTCCGAACATCCCAGCGTCAGGGCCATCTCGCCCGTCTCGGTCGAGCACGTGACGCGGAGCTTCTCTCCGGGGCGGATGGCCGCCAAGGCCCGTGCCGCTTCGGGTACAGTCCCCTCCAGCTGTCGGATGTGGGTCAACTGCTGCAGGCCGAAGATGCGCAGCGCCTCGCTGTTTGCCTGGTAGACGCTTCCCGTGTCGTTGACGGTAATCAGCCCCGTCTGTGCACTCTCCATGATGAGCTGGTAGTAGCGCTCGCGCTCTTCGGCCCGCAGTTTGGTCCGCGTGAGGATCTCCTTGATGCGGTTGAGCGCGGCGTTGAGCATGGTGTTATCGACCTTTGAGGGGTCTTCGTTGAAGCGGAACGAGAGGTCGTCGCTGTCAATGGCGTTGAACATGAAGGTGATGCGCCGCACGGAATCGCCGTATTGGTGCAAAATCCGGTAGAACTCCAGCACCATGAGCGGGATGGTGATCAGCAGCAGCGGGTAGAGCCGCTGCGCCACGAACCACCCGCTGACAAGTGCCGCGGCGGCGAGCAGTCCCGCATGGGTGATGATGGGACCATATGCAATGCCCTTGGGGAGTTTCATAGTCCGTAGCGTTTGATCTTGTTGTAGAGGGTCTGGCGCGTGATGCCCAGCTGGCGGGCCACCTCGGTCATGTTGCCGCCGCAGCGCTCCATGGCCCGGGCGATCATCGAACGCCCATCTCGTCGAGGGTCGTGACGTCGGAGTCGGCTGCGGGGGCCGGAGCAGCTGCTGGGCGCAGCAGCTGCGTCGAGGGGGTTATCACGGGGCCGTCGCAGAGGATGACGGCCTTTTCCACGGTATGCTGCAACTCGCGGATGTTGCCCGCCCAGGGATAGGTCTCCATCTCACGGAGAGCCTCCGCGTCGAAACCTTCGATCGCCTTGCCGTATTTCGCGGCATAGCGGCGCAGAAAACCCTCGGCCAGCGGGTGAATGTCCATGCGGCGCTGGCGCAGGGGCGGCAGGTCGATATGAATGGTGTTGATACGGTACAGGAGGTCTTCGCGGAACGCACCCTGCTCGACCATCTTGTAGAGGTCGCGGTTCGTGGCCGAGATCAGACGGATGTCGACCGTGACGGGAGTGTTGCTCCCCACGCGGACGATGCGGCCGCTCTGGAGCGCCGTGAGCAGTTTCGACTGGAGGTGCGGCGGCAGGTTGCCGATCTCGTCGAGGAAGAGCGTGCCGTGGTTGGCCACCTCGAACTTGCCGGCGCGATCCGCCCGGGCATCGGTGAAGGCCCCCTTGACGTGGCCGAAGAGCTCGCTCTCGAAGAGCGTCTCGGGCAGGGCTCCCATGTCGACGGGGACCATCAGCTCGTTGTGGCGGGCCGAGCGGCGGTGGATCTCGCGGGCGAGCATCTCCTTGCCCGTTCCGTTCTCGCCCGTGATAAGGATGTTGGCGTCCGTTGCGGCCACCTTTTCGACCAGTTCGCGGATACGTGCCATCGCCGGGCTCGTGCCCCAGAACATTGGCTCTTCGTTGGTCAGCTCGCGCTTGATCTCCTTCAGCTGCTTCACCTCGCGCTGCGAACGCGAGAGGTTGTAGGCCCCCTGCAGGGCGGCGACCAGCCGTTCGTTGTCCCACGGCTTGACGACGAAGTCGACCGCTCCGTCGCGCATGGCCCTCACCGCAAGGTCGATGTCGGCATAGGCCGTAAAGAGCACCACCTGGATGTCCGGATAGTTGCGGTGAATCTCCTGCAGCCAGTAGAAGCCCTCGTTGCCGGTGTTGATGCCGGCCGAGAAGTTCATGTCGAGCAGGATGACGTCGACCGGCTCGCGGCGCAGCGTCGTCATCAGTTGGTTGGGCGTCGGGAGCGTCAGCACGCGGGCGAAGTAGTTACCCATGAGCAGCTGGACGGCTGCCAGAATGCTGCGGTTGTCGTCGACGACAACCGCAGCGCACCCTCCTTTTCTTTGGCCATGTTGCGGATCTTTGCGGGAGCCGGCAGGAAGCGGATCGCTCGACGGCTCCCGCATCTCCGGCGAAACGGCTCCGGGGTTTCGGTGGGATAAAAATAGTGTTTTCAAGGGAAAAACGGGGGCCTGCCGTCCAGATTTTTTACGCGAGTGTAAAAATATTTTACGATCTTCGCGCAGCATCTGAATTGTTATCTTTTGTATATCAATCGTTTAATCATTTTGGCACACGGATGGCAACATTTCGGGTGAAAATCAAGAAAGTCTGAAATCCGTATGAAAAGAGCGGTTTTGATTGCATGGATGTCCATTTTTTGGACACTCTTCCAGATAAATTCATTGGTTGCAACCCCCGGGCAGTCGGGCGCGGCAGCCGATTCGGTGGCTCTCCCTGTCTCCGCGACGGTCGACTCCGCAGCCACAACGCCGGCTCCCGTTGCGAAGGCCCCGGGGCTCGATTTCGCTGCCAGTTCGTCGGCCGACTCCGCCGCAACCGTTACCGGGGCGGGGACTGCTCCGGAGGAAGAGCCGATGTCGCTGGAGGCGTGCATGCGCTATGCCGTCGAGCACAGCCCCGCCGTGCAGCGCCAGGCCTACACCAACCGCAACTACCGTCAGGATTATATCGAATCCGTCGCCGCGTTGGTCCCCTCGGTGAGCGGCACGGTCGGCGTCTCGACCAGCTTCGGCCGTTCGGTCGACCCCGAGACGAACACCTATACCGATGTCTCGAACTTCGACAACTCCTACTCCCTGTCGGGGCAGCTGCCTCTGTTTGCCGGGCTGACCGGCATCAACACCGTACGTGCCGCCCGCGTCATGCGCCTGCAGGGGGTCGAGGAGTTGCAGCTGGCCCGCGACGAGATCGCCCTGAAGACCATGCAGGCCTATTTCGACGTGGTCTACTACACCGAGAGCGTGCGGCTGGCACGCGAGCAGCTCAAGACCAGCACGGCCGAACTCGAGAAGAGTCGCAAACTCTTCGAACTGGGGTTGAAGAGTGCTGCCGACGTGGCGGAGGTCGAGTCGCAGCAGGCTTCGGACGACTACCTCCTGACGCAGCAGGAGAACAACCTCGCGCTGGCCGAAATCACCCTCTCCGAGGCGATGAACTACCCGGCCGACCGGCCGCTTCGCATCGACACGGCGGTGGAGATCGAGACCCCGGCCGGTGTCGCCCCCTTCGACGAGGTGCTCGGCAATGCGCTGGAGTACAACCCCAAGGCGGTGGCGGCACGGCACGACGTGCGCCATTCGAAGTTGCAGTTCTCCATCGCCAAGGGCAATCTCTATCCGTCGATCTACGTCGGGGGCGGCTACTCGACCAACTTCTTCATGACCCTCGACGACCGTTCGCTCTATGCCTCGTTCCCCAACCAGTTCCGCGACAACCGCGGCTTCTACGTCTCGGCGCAGCTGTCGGTCCCGATCTTCGGGGGGCTTGCGCGCCGCACCTCGATGAACCGCGCCCGCAACAACTGGCGCATCGCCGAGCAGACCCGCACGGAGACCCTCCGCACGCTCCAGAGCGAAGTGGCGCAGGCCTACCAGCAGATGCTGGGCTACGGCAAGGAATTCGTCCAGGCCTCGAAGAAGAGCGACGCCGCGCGGCTGGCCTACGAGGCTGTCGCGGGCAAGTACGAGCGCGGCATGGTCTCGGCCATCGACTTGCAGACGGCTGCCGACAAGCTGCTCCAGGCCCGCTCCGAGCGGCTGCGCGCCCGGCTGCAGTACATCATCAAGGTACGGCTGGTGGCCTACTACAACGGCGAACCGCTGATCCGTTAAACCCGGAAAAAACAACACAACCATGGATATTCGCATTGAAAAGAAAAAGGGGCTGCGCGCTCTCTTCACCCGGCGGGGCATTCCCTATCTGGCCGGAGCCGTGCTACTGGTTTTCGTGGTGTGGCTGCTCGTGCGCGGCAACTCCTCGACGCTGCGTGTCGATGCCCGCACGATCTCCGTCGGGACAGTCGCCCGCGGCGAGTTCAACGACTACATCCGCGTCACGGGGCAGGTGCAGCCCATCACGACCGTGCAGTTGAGCCCCCTCGAGGCGGGCGTCGTCGAGCGGCTTGTGGTCGAGGAGGGTGCCTCGGTCCACAAGGGCGACGTGCTCGTGGAGCTGAGCAACACGTCGCTGACGCTCGAGATCCTGAACAGCGAGGCTGAGCTGGCCGAGAAGCAGAACATCCTGCGCAACACGCTCATTTCGATGGAGCAGCAGAAGCTCGACCTGCGGCTCGACAAGGTGCAGCTGGACCTCGACGTCGAGCGCAAGCACCGCACCTGGCAGCAGAACGAGGAGCTCTACCGCAGCAATCTCATAGCGCGCGAGGATTGGCTCCAGTCGAAGGAGGATTACGAACTGGCCGCCAAGAAGCGCGAGCTGAACATCGAGCGGCAGGTGCAGGATTCGCTCTACCGCACGGTGCAGATCGAGCAGATGGAGGAGAACCTCGCCAACATGAAGCGCAACATGGAGCTCATCCGCCAGCGCATCGGCAACCTGCAGGTCAAGTCGCCGATCGACGGCGAGGTGGGGCTGCTGGACGTCGTGCTGGGACAGTCGGTCTCGTCGGGACAGAAGATCGGCCAGGTGAACGACCTGTCGGACTACAAGGTCGAGGCGCAGATCGACGAGAGCTACATCGACCGTGTGCGGGCGGGGCTCGACGCCACCTTCGAGCGGCAGGACACCGCCTTCACGATGCGTCTGAGAAAGGTCTACCCCGAGGTGCGCAACGGGCAGTTCCGCGCCGACTTCACCTTCGTGGGGGCCCATCCGCGCAACATCCGCAGCGGCCAGACCTACTACCTCCATCTCGAACTGGGGCAGCCGACCGATGCGGTGATCATCCCCCGCGGCTCGTTCTACCAGTCGACGGGCGGCGTCTGGATCTACGTCCTCGCGCCCGAGGGCGACCGCGCCTACAGGCGCCAGATCCGCATCGGACGCCAGAACCCGCAGTACTACGAGGTGCTCGAGGGACTGGAGCCGGGCGAGCGCGTCATCGTCTCGGGATACGAGAACTACGGCGCCAACGACGTGCTGATTCTCAACAAATAGAGCCATGAAGATTGCCTTCCATAACTTTCTCACCACGCTGCGGCGCTACAAGACCTCGTCGTTGCTCAACATCGTCGGGCTGACGATGGCCTTCACGGCCTTCTACGTCATTCTGGTGCAGGTGCGCTGGGAGATGACCTTCAACCGCGCCATCCCCGATGCCGGCCGCATCTACCTCGTCGCTTCCCTCTCGCCGTTCGACGAGACGGAGTACTCGATCAATTCGCCGCGCCCCGAAGGGGAACAGCTTATCGCTCAATCGCCCGAAATTGTGGCCGGCGGCTGCATCCGCCCCTGGCACTGGGAGCAACCCGTATGGGTGCGTCGGGGCGGCGACCTGCTCCGTCTTCAGGGGTCGTTCAACGAGGTATCGGCCGGGTTTGTCGAAACCATGGGGCTGCAGGCCCTCGAAGGAGAGCTGAAGGCTCTCAAACAACCCAACAGCGTTGCCCTTGCGCGTTCGCAGGCCGAACGGCTCGGGTTGCGCGTCGGCGACGTCCTCTGGTTCGGCGACGAGGAGAACCGTCGTCCCGAAGTGCAGAAGGAGGTCGTAGCCGTCTATGAGGATTTCCCGGCGAACAGCACCTTTGCCGACGTCGTCGCCGTGACCGACGTCGGCGACCGGGACATGCCCCCCTCCTACTGGAACGACTGCTATTTCGTCCGTCTGCGCGCCGGGGCCGACCCCGAGGTGCTGGCCCGGCGCTGGGAGCAGATTCACGC is a genomic window containing:
- the cysD gene encoding sulfate adenylyltransferase subunit CysD, encoding MKEYQLSHLKTLEAEAIHIIREVAAEFRNPVMLYSIGKDSSVMVRLAEKAFYPGKVPFPLMHIDSKWKFREMIEFRDAYAKKYNWNLIVEYNRKAYEAGVGPFTHGSRVHTDLMKTQALLMALKKYGFDAAFGGARRDEEKSRAKERIFSFRNEFQQWDPKNQRPELWDIYNTRVHEGESIRVFPLSNWTELDVWQYIRQERIPIVPLYFAKERPVVEVNGNLIMVDDDRMPEELRRRAEMRKVRFRTLGCYPLTGAIESEADTIEKIIEEMMTTTRSERTTRVIDFDQEGSMEQKKREGYF
- a CDS encoding sulfotransferase, producing the protein MSLFRLNFDTLPVNTLVGADRRTFREVTRGAEIDPSCRGKYRLTRLVRGMLDPFYLLNERRYDRLPERTDLEPPVFIIGHWRSGTTYAHNLLSCDDHFGCCTTYQTVFPHLMLWGRPFFERCMAAVMPSSRPTDSMRLGVELPQEEEFALSNMTPCSHYHFWMFPHRMAEYRERFLTFERATDREREEFLAAEDKVMRIALQVSGRRQFLSKNPPHTGRVAMLLERYPQARFIYLVRNPYVVYESTHNFFRQTINAVGMQRITDEALDREILLNYRALYESYESARGTIPEGQLFEVRFEDLQESPLEIVELIYDRLSLGDFQQVRPAMERYLATLRGYRKKRYEFDSRTIERVESHWGDALREWDYQL
- the cysC gene encoding adenylyl-sulfate kinase; this translates as MENIHPIFDRMESRAEKERQLGHRGAVVWFTGLSGSGKSTLAIALERALSARGILCRILDGDNVRCGINAGLGFSEADRRENIRRVAEVCRLFVDTGVVVLACFVSPTRELRQMAAGIVGERDFLEVYVSTPLAECERRDVKGLYAKARRGEIRDFTGISAPFEEPDAPALRLDTSGRSVDGCVDRLLERLLPAIELKKDTETEQQ
- the cysN gene encoding sulfate adenylyltransferase subunit CysN, encoding MALSIEEFLAQDERKDLLRFLTAGSVDDGKSTLIGRLLYDSKRLYEDQLDALERDSKRCGNAGDHIDYALLCDGLKAEREQGITIDVAYRYFATNRRKFIIADTPGHEQYTRNMITGGSTANLAIILVDARTGVITQTRRHSYLVWLLGIRHIVLAVNKMDLVDYSEARFREIVDEYKTWLSSQGLDIPDLQCIPLSALEGDNVVDPSPRTPWYKGPSLLNFLETVEIDLDINMHDFRFPVQYVLRPDADFRGYSGKIASGIVRRGDRVVALPSGHTSRIARIVTYDGDLEEAFAPQSVTLTLEDEIDLSRGEMLVHPDDLPHVGHRFRAMMVWMDEEPLDRSKAFYLKHTTRTTRAHVGTIHHRVEINVGEQVEADGMKLNEIALVSLVTDSPLIYDGYRENRQTGAFILIDPVTNFTSAVGMIVAPDEETSAGDSDRIVIDLAACGIAPEHDEAIAEFCRALRRQTGIEVECTRK
- a CDS encoding SLC13 family permease, with the translated sequence MDANIEIWIVLAGLCLMMGMLIADWLRPGFVLFSGVVLFMCTGILTPHEALAGFGNEGMITVALLFLVSEGVRRSDALGHLVKWLLPVRRDMTVRKGYLRILPTIVAVSAFLNNTPVVVVFIPIIKQWARRTGLAVRKFLIPLSYAAILGGMCTLIGTSTNLVVHGMMLDEGFAGFSMFELGKVGGCIAVVGLLYMILLGNRRLPDDSTLEEQPRTEESGREVEAVLGPRFPGINRTFAEFDFRSHYGAGIRSVRRGGEELPPESVIFRAGDTLVLETDGTFIDRWGDSRVFLMLNNGSEHRPVCPRWKKWLALALLVVMIAGATFGSMPFMADLVPGMRLDMFFWVCVVAVLMACFGIFPAKKYTKFISWDILVTIASALAISRAMVNSGLADWIASGLSQLSSAASPWAVLAVLYITTNLITEFITNNAAAAFAFPVALSASAHLGVDPMPFFVAICIAASCSFSSPIGYQTNMIVQGIGNYRFRDFVRIGLPLNLIAFVVSMVLIPLFWPFEPLI